TGCGGATTGCTTCTTCAATTCCTGGAATTCTGCTTTCTAAAATTGGCTCTAAAGCTTCTGGCGTAACATCTCTTGGGGATAAACCCGTTCCACCCGTAAAAATCACCAGCTGATGTTCTTTGGCGAAAGCCTTAGTTTTCTCTTGAATAATAGCTAATTCATCTGGAATAATTTCATAATGAGAAGTTTCAACTCCGTATGATTCCAATTTTTCTACAATTGTTTTTCCTGAACGATCTTCTTTATCGCCCGCAAAAATCGAATCGGAGCAAACGAAAACCGCCGCTTTTATCGCATTCGGGAATTTATTTTTGAAAGACGATTTTCCGCCTTCTTTATTGATTAATTTGATGGTTGAAATTTCAATTTCTTTATCAATTGGTTTCAGCATATCGTACATTGTCAACGCCACAATTGATGCGCCATGCATGGCTTCAACCTCAACTCCGGTTTTGTAAACCGTTTTTACATTGAAAATGATCTGAATTTCTAAACCTTCGATTTGATATTCAACCGAAGTAAATTCAATTGGAATTGGGTGGCAATCCGGAATCGATAAATGCGTATTTTTTACCGCAAATAATCCTGCCGTTTTTGCCATTTCAAGCACATTCCCTTTTGGCACAAGGTTATTTACCACAGCATCAATTGTTTCTTGTCTGCTGACTTTTACAATGGCGGTTGCGGTTGCTTTTCTTAATGTGCTTATTTTATGCGTAATATCTACCATTAACTATTTTGTTTCCAAGTGAATGTGTCATTTTCAAACATTTCTTTTCCAAAAATCGGAACATCGGTTTTAATCCAGTTTACGATAGCTTCTGTCGCTTCATAAACTTGTTTGCGTCGTGTTGCCGAAACGAAAACAAACAAACAGATTTCGCCTGCTTTTACAACGCCTAAACTGTGATAAATATGCATGCAGGTTAAATCGAATTTAGCGAAAGCTTTTTCACGAATGGTATATAATGCTTCGTTCGCCATATCAGTGTAAGCTGAATAATCAATCGCTACGACTGTATTGTCGTGAATGACATCAGCACGAACTTGTCCTAGAAATATGTTATGTGCACCAATTGTGTGTTTGGATTGGTGTTTGGCAATCGACTCGGCGATAAATTCAGGAGCAATTGGCCCTTCTACAAATACATTTTTACTCATTTTTTTTATTTTTTTTCCACCACGAATTCACGAATTTTATTTTTTAAAATCTATGCGTAAAGTATTTATATTAATTCGTGAATTCGTGGCTATTCTTTTTTTCTTGTAATAACTGTTTCATTGCCAAAGCGCCACCTGCAATGCTTTTTGCATTTTTAAATTGATACTTTTGAAGCAATTCGACTGCGATTTTACTCCTAATTCCAGATTGACAGAAAATATAAATTGGTTGATTTTTATCCAGTTTTTCTATTTGCTTTTCTAAATGCATTAATGGAATCTGAATTTGATTCTGTAAACTGATTTTTGGCGATTCATCAATATTTCTAACATCAAGAAAAAGAACGGCATCTTTGTTTATTTCATCTAAAACGGATTCAAAATTTACTTCTTCAATTTCTGTTTTATTATATTTTTCTTCGAATGTTTCTCTGCTTATAGACTGAAAATCGCTTTTATCGAAATCATATTTTTGCTGTTCGTTATTCAGAATATTATAAACCAGTATTTTACCGCTAAGAACTTCTCCAATTCCAAGAATCATTTTCAAAACTTCATTTGCCTGAAGCATTCCAATAATTCCAACTGAAACTCCAATTACCCCGGCGTCTTCACAATTTAGAGCATCCAAATTTTCATCTGGATACAAACACCTATATGTGGGGCCGTTTTGATAATTGAAAACCGAAACTTGCCCTTGAAACCTGAAAATTGACCCATAAACCATTGGTTTATTGGTTGTCAAACAAGCATCATTTATTAGATATTTAATCGAAATATTATCTGTTGCATCAACTATAATATCATATTTTCGAAATAATGAAAGGGCATTTTTTCCTGATAATTTTTCAGAAATCGCTTTTACTTTAACCAAAGGATTCAATTCAGAAATCAAGGCTTTAGCTTCCTTAGCTTTTGATTTTCCAATGGCAGAAGTTTTATAAATTACCTGCCT
This portion of the Flavobacterium panacagri genome encodes:
- the moaCB gene encoding bifunctional molybdenum cofactor biosynthesis protein MoaC/MoaB; the protein is MVDITHKISTLRKATATAIVKVSRQETIDAVVNNLVPKGNVLEMAKTAGLFAVKNTHLSIPDCHPIPIEFTSVEYQIEGLEIQIIFNVKTVYKTGVEVEAMHGASIVALTMYDMLKPIDKEIEISTIKLINKEGGKSSFKNKFPNAIKAAVFVCSDSIFAGDKEDRSGKTIVEKLESYGVETSHYEIIPDELAIIQEKTKAFAKEHQLVIFTGGTGLSPRDVTPEALEPILESRIPGIEEAIRNYGQQRMPYAMLSRSVAGTLGKTLVLALPGSTNGVRESMDAVFPHVMHVFHILKGKNHDSL
- a CDS encoding molybdenum cofactor biosynthesis protein MoaE → MSKNVFVEGPIAPEFIAESIAKHQSKHTIGAHNIFLGQVRADVIHDNTVVAIDYSAYTDMANEALYTIREKAFAKFDLTCMHIYHSLGVVKAGEICLFVFVSATRRKQVYEATEAIVNWIKTDVPIFGKEMFENDTFTWKQNS
- the moeB gene encoding HesA/MoeB/ThiF family protein — encoded protein: METSNRYNRQIILPEIGENGQQKLAESKVLVIGAGGLGSAILPYLASAGVGEIGIADHDVIEISNLHRQVIYKTSAIGKSKAKEAKALISELNPLVKVKAISEKLSGKNALSLFRKYDIIVDATDNISIKYLINDACLTTNKPMVYGSIFRFQGQVSVFNYQNGPTYRCLYPDENLDALNCEDAGVIGVSVGIIGMLQANEVLKMILGIGEVLSGKILVYNILNNEQQKYDFDKSDFQSISRETFEEKYNKTEIEEVNFESVLDEINKDAVLFLDVRNIDESPKISLQNQIQIPLMHLEKQIEKLDKNQPIYIFCQSGIRSKIAVELLQKYQFKNAKSIAGGALAMKQLLQEKKNSHEFTN